The following coding sequences lie in one Anguilla rostrata isolate EN2019 chromosome 8, ASM1855537v3, whole genome shotgun sequence genomic window:
- the LOC135261030 gene encoding zinc finger and SCAN domain-containing protein 30-like isoform X2 → MSTSATFQTELVAIMEVLTKAAVTEISKLVDDGYAVLRLEISRSHLENEELKRQLAIQMDTKRRTPQSSITYINTGVCRGHLYNDKGRTAMGGVFGEFVAGWRGDVECATMDNRRNCDDKSLYPCEEMVESQLIKAERLEEDLESSDLPQRLNICENRAVESDGGERSPIADAHIESSVGTGDLAEQHSTRNTVWEDGTLDTVLKAEPEHDAVNLPDARSEHTAGRLNSLEHEFVFYEGPSQVDTFFTQRTDETDTGSPVSSYPTESNSVQSELQLIPTTAKDSGKNVSSLGSLCGNNSVPLEMGADVCFTWSKESLSRPRSSARLTKLAYGHAVFESHNQHLPSTTPGVADTGHAVFERHDQQLHSSTEGVADPERPSCSYSVGCNVENRFIHAELEDRKNLSPLESNSDAADSSIAAVCAKTLTVSSSRKIQCREKRRPICTLCGKLLSCAQTLEAHLRIHTGERPYSCTYCEKRFNQLSNLKTHQRTHTGQKPYSCILCGKRFSDPGYLKRHQYVHTGERPFKCAECGKSFSFSNNLIRHRSVHTVKII, encoded by the exons ATGTCGACTTCTGCTACATTCCAAACTGAGCTTGTCGCCATCATGGAGGTTTTGACAAAAGCGGCGGTGACAGAAATTAGCAAACTTGTAGATGATGGATATGCTGTGTTACGCCTTGAAATATCCCGAAGTCACCTGGAAAACGAAGAGCTGAAGCGGCAACTAGCGATTCAGATGGACACTAAAAGGAGAACGCCACAAAGCTCTATAACTTATATAAACACCGGGGTTTGCAGAGGCCACCTTTATAATGATAAAGGAAGAACTGCAATGG GAGGAGTCTTTGGCGAGTTTGTAGCCGGCTGGCGTGGAGATGTAGAATGCGCCACGATGGACAATCGGAGGAATTGCGACGATAAG TCTTTATACCCATGTGAGGAAATGGTTGAATCGCAGCTTATTAAAGCGGAGAGGCTTGAAGAAGACTTGGAGAGTAGCGATCTACCTCAAAGACTGAATATCTGTGAGAACA GAGCTGTGGAGTCAGATGGTGGTGAAAGGTCTCCCATTGCAGACGCACATATTGAATCTTCAGTAGGCACAGGGGACCTTGCTGAGCAGCACAGCACCAGAAACACTGTTTGGGAAGATGGCACACTGGACACTGTTCTCAAGGCTGAGCCAGAGCATGATGCTGTCAACCTCCCGGATGCAAGATCTGAACACACAGCAGGGAGACTGAACAGCCTGGaacatgaatttgttttttatgaagGACCCAGCCAGGTGGATACTTTTTTTACTCAAAGGACTGATGAAACGGATACTGGAAGTCCTGTCTCCTCTTATCCTACAGAATCCAACTCTGTTCAGTCAGAACTACAACTCATTCCTACCACAGCAAAAGACAGTGGGAAGAATGTGTCTTCTCTGGGATCCCTTTGTGGAAATAACTCTGTTCCTCTTGAAATGGGAGCTGATGTGTGCTTTACATGGAGCAAAGAGTCCCTGTCCCGACCAAGAAGTTCAGCAAGATTAACCAAACTGGCTTATGGGCATGCTGTTTTTGAGAGTCACAATCAACATTTACCCTCCACGACTCCTGGGGTTGCAGACACAGGGCATGCCGTTTTTGAGAGACACGACCAGCAACTACATTCCTCTACTGAAGGAGTTGCAGACCCAGAGCGTCCATCTTGCTCTTATTCGGTAGGATGTAACGTTGAGAACCGCTTCATTCACGCGGAGCTGGAGGACCGTAAAAATCTGTCTCCTTTAGAATCTAACTCTGATGCCGCAGATTCCAGTATCGCCGCTGTTTGTGCAAAAACCTTGACGGTGTCATCAAGCCGTAAGATTCAATGTAGAGAGAAGAGGCGGCCGATTTGTACGTTATGTGGGAAGCTGTTGAGCTGTGCACAAACTCTTGAAGCACACTTGAGAATTCACACAGGGGAGAGACCGTACAGTTGTACATACTGTGAAAAAAGATTCAACCAACTGAGTAATCTTAAAACTCACCAGAGAACTCACACAGGGCAGAAACCATACAGTTGCATCCTGTGTGGGAAGCGGTTTTCTGATCCTGGTTATCTTAAACGACATCAGTATgttcacacaggagagagaccaTTCAAGTGTGCAGAGTGTGGGAAGAGTTTCTCTTTTTCAAATAATCTCATAAGACACCGGAGTGTTCACACTGTAAAGATTATTTAG
- the LOC135261030 gene encoding zinc finger and SCAN domain-containing protein 30-like isoform X1 translates to MSTSATFQTELVAIMEVLTKAAVTEISKLVDDGYAVLRLEISRSHLENEELKRQLAIQMDTKRRTPQSSITYINTGVCRGHLYNDKGRTAMAGGVFGEFVAGWRGDVECATMDNRRNCDDKSLYPCEEMVESQLIKAERLEEDLESSDLPQRLNICENRAVESDGGERSPIADAHIESSVGTGDLAEQHSTRNTVWEDGTLDTVLKAEPEHDAVNLPDARSEHTAGRLNSLEHEFVFYEGPSQVDTFFTQRTDETDTGSPVSSYPTESNSVQSELQLIPTTAKDSGKNVSSLGSLCGNNSVPLEMGADVCFTWSKESLSRPRSSARLTKLAYGHAVFESHNQHLPSTTPGVADTGHAVFERHDQQLHSSTEGVADPERPSCSYSVGCNVENRFIHAELEDRKNLSPLESNSDAADSSIAAVCAKTLTVSSSRKIQCREKRRPICTLCGKLLSCAQTLEAHLRIHTGERPYSCTYCEKRFNQLSNLKTHQRTHTGQKPYSCILCGKRFSDPGYLKRHQYVHTGERPFKCAECGKSFSFSNNLIRHRSVHTVKII, encoded by the exons ATGTCGACTTCTGCTACATTCCAAACTGAGCTTGTCGCCATCATGGAGGTTTTGACAAAAGCGGCGGTGACAGAAATTAGCAAACTTGTAGATGATGGATATGCTGTGTTACGCCTTGAAATATCCCGAAGTCACCTGGAAAACGAAGAGCTGAAGCGGCAACTAGCGATTCAGATGGACACTAAAAGGAGAACGCCACAAAGCTCTATAACTTATATAAACACCGGGGTTTGCAGAGGCCACCTTTATAATGATAAAGGAAGAACTGCAATGG CAGGAGGAGTCTTTGGCGAGTTTGTAGCCGGCTGGCGTGGAGATGTAGAATGCGCCACGATGGACAATCGGAGGAATTGCGACGATAAG TCTTTATACCCATGTGAGGAAATGGTTGAATCGCAGCTTATTAAAGCGGAGAGGCTTGAAGAAGACTTGGAGAGTAGCGATCTACCTCAAAGACTGAATATCTGTGAGAACA GAGCTGTGGAGTCAGATGGTGGTGAAAGGTCTCCCATTGCAGACGCACATATTGAATCTTCAGTAGGCACAGGGGACCTTGCTGAGCAGCACAGCACCAGAAACACTGTTTGGGAAGATGGCACACTGGACACTGTTCTCAAGGCTGAGCCAGAGCATGATGCTGTCAACCTCCCGGATGCAAGATCTGAACACACAGCAGGGAGACTGAACAGCCTGGaacatgaatttgttttttatgaagGACCCAGCCAGGTGGATACTTTTTTTACTCAAAGGACTGATGAAACGGATACTGGAAGTCCTGTCTCCTCTTATCCTACAGAATCCAACTCTGTTCAGTCAGAACTACAACTCATTCCTACCACAGCAAAAGACAGTGGGAAGAATGTGTCTTCTCTGGGATCCCTTTGTGGAAATAACTCTGTTCCTCTTGAAATGGGAGCTGATGTGTGCTTTACATGGAGCAAAGAGTCCCTGTCCCGACCAAGAAGTTCAGCAAGATTAACCAAACTGGCTTATGGGCATGCTGTTTTTGAGAGTCACAATCAACATTTACCCTCCACGACTCCTGGGGTTGCAGACACAGGGCATGCCGTTTTTGAGAGACACGACCAGCAACTACATTCCTCTACTGAAGGAGTTGCAGACCCAGAGCGTCCATCTTGCTCTTATTCGGTAGGATGTAACGTTGAGAACCGCTTCATTCACGCGGAGCTGGAGGACCGTAAAAATCTGTCTCCTTTAGAATCTAACTCTGATGCCGCAGATTCCAGTATCGCCGCTGTTTGTGCAAAAACCTTGACGGTGTCATCAAGCCGTAAGATTCAATGTAGAGAGAAGAGGCGGCCGATTTGTACGTTATGTGGGAAGCTGTTGAGCTGTGCACAAACTCTTGAAGCACACTTGAGAATTCACACAGGGGAGAGACCGTACAGTTGTACATACTGTGAAAAAAGATTCAACCAACTGAGTAATCTTAAAACTCACCAGAGAACTCACACAGGGCAGAAACCATACAGTTGCATCCTGTGTGGGAAGCGGTTTTCTGATCCTGGTTATCTTAAACGACATCAGTATgttcacacaggagagagaccaTTCAAGTGTGCAGAGTGTGGGAAGAGTTTCTCTTTTTCAAATAATCTCATAAGACACCGGAGTGTTCACACTGTAAAGATTATTTAG
- the LOC135261038 gene encoding zinc finger and BTB domain-containing protein 49-like — translation MSSYINFRTRLASIMEVLADAAVAEINELVEDGYAVLRLEISRKQKENDALKRKLHMMEMRIARCFSRSTRARDGSVQGYDEFASTGTSGEDNFPTVDGLFGKQSSFSLRSDGETTSVNEDQSGRRDESAGIEEGPESLLVKEETLEEDLQTSDSQRALIISDERPVESDSGERAPNVGSRTEAALGSEELSEQHHISHSVWEDSGLDTVVKAEPDVETVKLQATAGRHNRLGSEFLYERPGLMETFLPQKVIESENVGPVCFYTTRTDSESLPSHAQLRVSPTTAKDADKSLSSLGSCDGMDSVTFEMEAGACSSWDSETMSDPVYTQYRPKKDWETEKLRPENVTNIFPTHARLVPRDNIVGLKAKGSGMTRRAPSVETCSTLAGMNTHHRTGARERRFSCNFCGKSFTSPQNLQTHLRVHTGERPFSCAQCGKRFTQAGHLKTHQSVHTGERPYICTHCGKRFAGKQNLRIHQQRKHQANYNVI, via the exons ATGTCGAGTTATATCAATTTTCGTACGCGTTTAGCTTCCATTATGGAAGTATTAGCCGACGCTGCTGTGGCAGAGATTAATGAACTTGTGGAGGATGGCTACGCTGTTTTACGCTTAGAAATATCtagaaaacagaaagagaacgATGCTCTGAAGAGGAAATTGCACATGATGGAAATGAGAATTGCGCGATGTTTTAGCCGGAGTACGCGAGCAAGGGACGGTTCCGTTCAGGGTTACGATGAATTCGCGTCAACAGGAACGTCAGGCG AGGATAATTTTCCAACCGTAGACGGTCTCTTCGGCAAGCAGTCGAGCTTCAGTCTTCGGAGCGATGGGGAAACCACGTCTGTGAATGAGGACCAGTCCGGGAGGAGGGACGAG TCTGCAGGTATAGAGGAAGGACCTGAATCACTACTTGTAAAAGAGGAGACGCTTGAAGAGGACTTGCAGACCAGTGATTCACAGAGAGCACTCATTATCAGTGACGAAA GACCTGTGGAGTCTGATAGTGGTGAAAGGGCTCCCAATGTGGGTTCACGGACTGAGGCTGCCTTAGGCTCAGAGGAGTTATCTGAGCAGCACCACATCAGTCACAGTGTTTGGGAAGACAGCGGACTGGACACTGTCGTCAAGGCAGAACCAGATGTTGAGACTGTCAAGCTCCAGGCTACAGCAGGGAGACATAACAGATTGGGCAGTGAGTTTTTATATGAAAGACCTGGTCTGATGGAAACGTTCCTTCCACAAAAGGTCATTGAATCTGAGAATGTGGGTCCTGTCTGCTTTTACACTACGAGAACTGACTCTGAGAGTCTGCCATCTCACGCACAGCTACGGGTCAGTCCCACCACAGCAAAAGATGCTGATAAGAGTCTGTCATCTTTAGGATCTTGTGATGGAATGGACTCTGTAACCTTTGAAATGGAGGCTGGGGCCTGTTCTTCTTGGGACAGTGAGACTATGTCAGACCCTGTTTATACACAATACAGGCCTAAAAAAGACTGGGAAACTGAAAAATTGCGGCCAGAAAATGTTACTAACATATTTCCCACACATGCCCGATTGGTACCAAGAGACAATATAGTGGGTTTAAAAGCCAAAGGATCAGGGATGACTAGACGTGCACCTTCTGTTGAAACTTGCTCTACATTAGCAGGCATGAACACTCATCATAGAACTGGTGCAAGAGAGAGACGATTCAGTTGTAATTTCTGTGGAAAGAGTTTCACATCTCCGCAAAACCTACaaacacatttgagagttcacaCTGGAGAGAGACCATTCAGCTGTGCACAGTGTGGAAAGAGGTTCACTCAGGCTGGTCATCTGAAAACACATCAGAGTGTTCACACTGGTGAAAGaccatacatatgtacacactgTGGTAAAAGATTTGCAGGGAAACAAAACCTTAGAATACACCAACAGAGGAAACACCAAGCTAATTATAATGTTATATAG
- the LOC135261037 gene encoding zinc finger and SCAN domain-containing protein 2-like isoform X1, with translation MSTCVAFHTRLTSIMDQLTKVAVAEICGLVDDGYALLHLELARSKKEVEGLKKKLHMMEPWIARGSREGTGHSGGEAPVCSERKLDEGICGTAEGEFYVGCGMSVGVRRGGEPLSLDNEDTSVQSPGGKSVEMEEERLEMIIIKKEGMDEDVETSDPQGGLNDNEERAVESDGGERSPIADTLTTPAVDTEQLTEQHSTRHSVWEDSSLSPALKAEPEDETLNLHHKGTELNSGRLNSLGNEYVLFERPSQLETFFTRGNSETETEGPVCSYAAKTSSENFPGHSELRLGPTTLKVVDGKPGVLLLESGSFEREAGMSSAWNKETLPIYTQYRRNKKDWSPEKLQSQNVTNVYAAHAQIAPRHNTVVPKSKALAMNRYVPSNQSYTTSLGMKAYHKAGTRKKRFICTFCGKGFPSLHNLETHVRVHTGERPFICAQCGKRFTQSGHLKAHQSVHTGERPYMCTQCGKRFTGKHNLKVHQQRTHPTESNVG, from the exons ATGTCGACCTGTGTTGCTTTCCATACACGTTTAACTTCCATAATGGATCAGTTAACTAAAGTGGCCGTAGCAGAAATTTGCGGACTTGTAGATGATGGCTATGCTCTTTTACACTTGGAACTGGCTCGAAGTAAAAAGGAGGTAGAAGGATTAAAGAAGAAATTACATATGATGGAGCCGTGGATTGCGCGAGGATCTAGGGAGGGAACTGGTCACTCCGGGGGCGAGGCTCCCGTTTGCAGTGAAAGAAAATTAG ATGAGGGAATCTGTGGAACTGCAGAAGGAGAATTTTATGTTGGTTGTGGTATGTCTGTCGGTGTGCGGAGAGGTGGAGAGCCATTATCTTTGGATAACGAAGATACTTCTGTTCAATCTCCTGGGGGTAAG TCTGTGGAAATGGAGGAGGAAAGGCTTGAAATGATAATCATCAAAAAAGAAGGAATGGATGAGGATGTGGAGACCAGTGACCCACAAGGAGGACTAAATGATAATGAAGAGA GAGCTGTGGAGTCAGATGGTGGTGAAAGGTCTCCTATTGCAGACACACTGACCACACCTGCAGttgacacagagcagctcactgagcagcacagcaccagacacagTGTTTGGGAAGACAGTAGCCTGAGCCCTGCTCTCAAGGCAGAACCAGAGGATGAGACCTTAAACCTCCACCATAAAGGAACTGAGCTTAATAGTGGAAGACTGAACAGCCTGGGCAATGAGTATGTTTTGTTTGAGAGACCCAGTCAGTTGGAGACTTTCTTTACGCGGGGGAACTCAGAAACGGAGACAGAGGGTCCTGTCTGCTCTTACGCAGCCAAAACCAGCTCAGAGAACTTTCCAGGTCACTCAGAGCTACGACTTGGTCCTACCACATTGAAAGTGGTAGATGGGAAACCAGGTGTTTTATTACTGGAGTCTGGATCCTTTGAGAGGGAGGCTGGGATGAGTTCTGCATGGAACAAAGAGACCCTGCCCATTTATACACAATACAGACGCAATAAAAAAGACTGGAGCCCTGAAAAATTGCAGTCACAGAATGTTACCAATGTATATGCCGCACATGCTCAAATAGCACCAAGACACAATACAGTGGTTCCAAAATCAAAGGCACTAGCTATGAATAGATATGTACCTAGCAATCAAAGTTATACCACATCATTAGGCATGAAGGCCTATCATAAGGCTGGCACAAGGAAGAAACGATTCATTTGCACCTTCTGCGGAAAGGGCTTTCCTTCTCTTCACAACCTTGAAACACATGTGAGAGTTCACACTGGAGAGAGACCATTCATTTGTGCACAGTGTGGAAAGAGGTTCACTCAGTCAGGTCATCTGAAAGCACATCAGAGTGTTCACACCGGAGAGAGACCATACATGTGTACACAATGTGGGAAAAGATTTACTGGGAAACATAACCTTAAAGTGCACCAGCAGAGAACACACCCCACTGAATCCAATGTTGGATGA
- the LOC135261037 gene encoding zinc finger protein 287-like isoform X2 — translation MRESVELQKENFMLVVVCLSVCGEVESHYLWITKILLFNLLGSVEMEEERLEMIIIKKEGMDEDVETSDPQGGLNDNEERAVESDGGERSPIADTLTTPAVDTEQLTEQHSTRHSVWEDSSLSPALKAEPEDETLNLHHKGTELNSGRLNSLGNEYVLFERPSQLETFFTRGNSETETEGPVCSYAAKTSSENFPGHSELRLGPTTLKVVDGKPGVLLLESGSFEREAGMSSAWNKETLPIYTQYRRNKKDWSPEKLQSQNVTNVYAAHAQIAPRHNTVVPKSKALAMNRYVPSNQSYTTSLGMKAYHKAGTRKKRFICTFCGKGFPSLHNLETHVRVHTGERPFICAQCGKRFTQSGHLKAHQSVHTGERPYMCTQCGKRFTGKHNLKVHQQRTHPTESNVG, via the exons ATGAGGGAATCTGTGGAACTGCAGAAGGAGAATTTTATGTTGGTTGTGGTATGTCTGTCGGTGTGCGGAGAGGTGGAGAGCCATTATCTTTGGATAACGAAGATACTTCTGTTCAATCTCCTGGGG TCTGTGGAAATGGAGGAGGAAAGGCTTGAAATGATAATCATCAAAAAAGAAGGAATGGATGAGGATGTGGAGACCAGTGACCCACAAGGAGGACTAAATGATAATGAAGAGA GAGCTGTGGAGTCAGATGGTGGTGAAAGGTCTCCTATTGCAGACACACTGACCACACCTGCAGttgacacagagcagctcactgagcagcacagcaccagacacagTGTTTGGGAAGACAGTAGCCTGAGCCCTGCTCTCAAGGCAGAACCAGAGGATGAGACCTTAAACCTCCACCATAAAGGAACTGAGCTTAATAGTGGAAGACTGAACAGCCTGGGCAATGAGTATGTTTTGTTTGAGAGACCCAGTCAGTTGGAGACTTTCTTTACGCGGGGGAACTCAGAAACGGAGACAGAGGGTCCTGTCTGCTCTTACGCAGCCAAAACCAGCTCAGAGAACTTTCCAGGTCACTCAGAGCTACGACTTGGTCCTACCACATTGAAAGTGGTAGATGGGAAACCAGGTGTTTTATTACTGGAGTCTGGATCCTTTGAGAGGGAGGCTGGGATGAGTTCTGCATGGAACAAAGAGACCCTGCCCATTTATACACAATACAGACGCAATAAAAAAGACTGGAGCCCTGAAAAATTGCAGTCACAGAATGTTACCAATGTATATGCCGCACATGCTCAAATAGCACCAAGACACAATACAGTGGTTCCAAAATCAAAGGCACTAGCTATGAATAGATATGTACCTAGCAATCAAAGTTATACCACATCATTAGGCATGAAGGCCTATCATAAGGCTGGCACAAGGAAGAAACGATTCATTTGCACCTTCTGCGGAAAGGGCTTTCCTTCTCTTCACAACCTTGAAACACATGTGAGAGTTCACACTGGAGAGAGACCATTCATTTGTGCACAGTGTGGAAAGAGGTTCACTCAGTCAGGTCATCTGAAAGCACATCAGAGTGTTCACACCGGAGAGAGACCATACATGTGTACACAATGTGGGAAAAGATTTACTGGGAAACATAACCTTAAAGTGCACCAGCAGAGAACACACCCCACTGAATCCAATGTTGGATGA
- the LOC135261033 gene encoding zinc finger protein 853-like isoform X2, whose product MMSNYVAFHAQLTSIMEVLTKAAIAEICELVDDGYAVLHLEISRSQKENEALKRKLRMMELRAARGSWDRRRAAESHVKRLSSGVRLCDEFTGTARGISLWADVDPPTVDDEEPSVRSAACEKSADIEEERPEVQTIKKEGVDEVVQASDPHGGLKFNEERPVEAGGEKASDVDAQTEPVIGTEEPTVQQGTRQRVWEDSRPDTVLKAEADHESVNPQDTEGRLNSLENGYALYERPGQLDTFFTRGDSETETEEPACSYSPNTSSDSLPIHPELQLSPTAAKGVGDRLSPVGRPDVKPDIILIDSEPLTVDAEMHSAWTKESVPGLVHSQQRNYKEYGQREELHPENALQMPVRECRTESNSQMNRRFTSGSRLKCNNRISSREKRFICGYCGKSFTCPKYLQTHQRVHTGEKPYSCMHCGKRFAQSSYLKKHQTVHTGEKPFSCAQCGKRFADSSNLIRHKSVHTGERPFICIHCGERFAGKHNLKIHQQRNHPSVWSSR is encoded by the exons atgatgtCGAATTACGTGGCTTTCCATGCTCAGTTAACCTCCATTATGGAGGTATTAACTAAAGCCGCCATAGCAGAAATTTGTGAACTTGTGGACGATGGTTATGCGGTTTTACATTTGGAAATTTCTCGAAGTCAAAAAGAAAACGAGGCTCTGAAGAGGAAATTACGAATGATGGAGCTGAGAGCTGCCCGAGGATCCTGGGACAGAAGACGAGCAGCCGAGAGCCATGTAAAGAGGCTGTCTAGTGGTGTACGGCTTTGTGATGAATTTACTGGGACTGCTCGGG GCATCAGTTTGTGGGCAGATGTGGACCCACCAACTGTGGATGATGAAGAGCCTTCCGTTAGGTCTGCTGCGTGTGAGAAG TCTGCAGACATAGAGGAGGAAAGGCCTGAAGTACAAACTATCAAAAAGGAGGGAGTGGATGAGGTTGTGCAAGCCAGTGACCCTCATGGAGGACTGAAGTTCAATGAGGAGA GACCTGTGGAGGCTGGGGGTGAAAAGGCTTCCGATGTGGATGCACAGACTGAACCTGTAATTGGTACAGAGGAACCCACTGTGCAGCAAGGCACCAGACAGCGTGTTTGGGAAGACAGCAGACCGGACACTGTTCTGAAGGCAGAAGCAGATCATGAGTCTGTAAACCCCCAGGATACAGAAGGGAGACTGAACAGCCTGGAAAATGGGTATGCTTTGTATGAGAGACCTGGTCAGTTGGACACTTTCTTTACACGGGGGGACTCTGAAACTGAGACCGAGGAGCCTGCTTGCTCTTATTCTCCAAACACCAGCTCAGACAGTCTCCCGATCCATCCGGAGCTGCAGCTCAGTCCCACCGCTGCTAAAGGTGTAGGGGACAGGTTGTCGCCTGTAGGGCGCCCTGATGTGAAACCAGATATAATACTGATAGATTCTGAACCCCTTACAGTGGATGCTGAGATGCATTCTGCATGGACGAAAGAGTCTGTGCCAGGATTGGTGCACTCGCAACAAAGGAATTACAAGGAATATGGGCAGAGGGAAGAATTGCATCCAGAAAATGCACTCCAGATGCCAGTGAGAGAGTGTAGAACTGAGTCAAACTCACAAATGAACAGACGTTTCACCTCAGGTTCCAGACTTAAGTGTAATAACAGAATTAGCTCCAGAGAGAAACGATTCATTTGTGGATACTGTGGAAAGAGTTTTACTTGCCCAAAATATCTTCAGACGCACCAGAGGGTTCACACAGGTGAAAAACCGTACAGCTGCATGCACTGCGGGAAGCGGTTCGCTCAGTCAAGCTACCTTAAGAAACATCAGACTGTTCATACGGGAGAGAAGCCGTTCAGCTGTGCACAGTGTGGGAAGCGGTTTGCTGACTCAAGCAATCTCATAAGACACAAAAGTgttcacacaggagagagaccgTTCATTTGCATACATTGTGGGGAAAGATTTGCGGGGAAGCATAACCTTAAAATACACCAACAGAGAAACCATCCGTCTGTGTGGAGCTCAAGATAG
- the LOC135261033 gene encoding zinc finger protein 853-like isoform X1 produces the protein MMSNYVAFHAQLTSIMEVLTKAAIAEICELVDDGYAVLHLEISRSQKENEALKRKLRMMELRAARGSWDRRRAAESHVKRLSSGVRLCDEFTGTARVRDFSIGCPAGISLWADVDPPTVDDEEPSVRSAACEKSADIEEERPEVQTIKKEGVDEVVQASDPHGGLKFNEERPVEAGGEKASDVDAQTEPVIGTEEPTVQQGTRQRVWEDSRPDTVLKAEADHESVNPQDTEGRLNSLENGYALYERPGQLDTFFTRGDSETETEEPACSYSPNTSSDSLPIHPELQLSPTAAKGVGDRLSPVGRPDVKPDIILIDSEPLTVDAEMHSAWTKESVPGLVHSQQRNYKEYGQREELHPENALQMPVRECRTESNSQMNRRFTSGSRLKCNNRISSREKRFICGYCGKSFTCPKYLQTHQRVHTGEKPYSCMHCGKRFAQSSYLKKHQTVHTGEKPFSCAQCGKRFADSSNLIRHKSVHTGERPFICIHCGERFAGKHNLKIHQQRNHPSVWSSR, from the exons atgatgtCGAATTACGTGGCTTTCCATGCTCAGTTAACCTCCATTATGGAGGTATTAACTAAAGCCGCCATAGCAGAAATTTGTGAACTTGTGGACGATGGTTATGCGGTTTTACATTTGGAAATTTCTCGAAGTCAAAAAGAAAACGAGGCTCTGAAGAGGAAATTACGAATGATGGAGCTGAGAGCTGCCCGAGGATCCTGGGACAGAAGACGAGCAGCCGAGAGCCATGTAAAGAGGCTGTCTAGTGGTGTACGGCTTTGTGATGAATTTACTGGGACTGCTCGGG TGAGAGACTTCTCCATTGGTTGTCCGGCAGGCATCAGTTTGTGGGCAGATGTGGACCCACCAACTGTGGATGATGAAGAGCCTTCCGTTAGGTCTGCTGCGTGTGAGAAG TCTGCAGACATAGAGGAGGAAAGGCCTGAAGTACAAACTATCAAAAAGGAGGGAGTGGATGAGGTTGTGCAAGCCAGTGACCCTCATGGAGGACTGAAGTTCAATGAGGAGA GACCTGTGGAGGCTGGGGGTGAAAAGGCTTCCGATGTGGATGCACAGACTGAACCTGTAATTGGTACAGAGGAACCCACTGTGCAGCAAGGCACCAGACAGCGTGTTTGGGAAGACAGCAGACCGGACACTGTTCTGAAGGCAGAAGCAGATCATGAGTCTGTAAACCCCCAGGATACAGAAGGGAGACTGAACAGCCTGGAAAATGGGTATGCTTTGTATGAGAGACCTGGTCAGTTGGACACTTTCTTTACACGGGGGGACTCTGAAACTGAGACCGAGGAGCCTGCTTGCTCTTATTCTCCAAACACCAGCTCAGACAGTCTCCCGATCCATCCGGAGCTGCAGCTCAGTCCCACCGCTGCTAAAGGTGTAGGGGACAGGTTGTCGCCTGTAGGGCGCCCTGATGTGAAACCAGATATAATACTGATAGATTCTGAACCCCTTACAGTGGATGCTGAGATGCATTCTGCATGGACGAAAGAGTCTGTGCCAGGATTGGTGCACTCGCAACAAAGGAATTACAAGGAATATGGGCAGAGGGAAGAATTGCATCCAGAAAATGCACTCCAGATGCCAGTGAGAGAGTGTAGAACTGAGTCAAACTCACAAATGAACAGACGTTTCACCTCAGGTTCCAGACTTAAGTGTAATAACAGAATTAGCTCCAGAGAGAAACGATTCATTTGTGGATACTGTGGAAAGAGTTTTACTTGCCCAAAATATCTTCAGACGCACCAGAGGGTTCACACAGGTGAAAAACCGTACAGCTGCATGCACTGCGGGAAGCGGTTCGCTCAGTCAAGCTACCTTAAGAAACATCAGACTGTTCATACGGGAGAGAAGCCGTTCAGCTGTGCACAGTGTGGGAAGCGGTTTGCTGACTCAAGCAATCTCATAAGACACAAAAGTgttcacacaggagagagaccgTTCATTTGCATACATTGTGGGGAAAGATTTGCGGGGAAGCATAACCTTAAAATACACCAACAGAGAAACCATCCGTCTGTGTGGAGCTCAAGATAG